agattggtgaggacgagtcaactatgtttttcccttgtgttggttcccccaccacctgccgcagacccagtctagcagatatgtcctttagtactcggccagctcggtctgtagcagtgctaccgagccactcttggtgatggacattgaagtcccccacccagagtacattttgtgcccttgccaccctcagtgcttcctccaaatggtgttcaacatggaggagtactgactcatcagctgagggagggcggtaggtggtaatcagtaggaggttaccttgcccatgtttgacctgatgccatgagacttcatggagtccagagtcgatgttgaggactcccagggcaactccctccctactgtataccactgtgtcaccacctctgtcctgccggtgggacaggacatacccagggatagtgattgcagtgtctgggacattgtctgtaaggtatgattccgtgagtttgactacgtcaggctgttgcttgactcgtctgtgggacagcttcccaactttggcacaagcccccagatgttagtaaggaggactttgcagggtcgacagggctgggtttgccgttgtcgtttccggtgtctaggtcgatgccgggcggtccgacgggtttcattccttttcatagcggttaggtacaactgtgtggcttgctaggccatttcagagggcatgtaagagttaaccacattgctgtgggtctggagtcacatgtaggccagaccagataaggacagcagatttccttccctaaaggacattaatgaaccagatgggtagttacaacaatcgacaatagtttcatcattagactagcttttaattccagatttattaattaaattcaaattccaccttctgctgtggtgggattcgaacccatgtctccagatcaataccctgggtctctgggttactaggccaGTGATAATACGCCACCGCCTTCCCTCAGTAATGAGTAATGTAACTCAGTAGAGTAATGTATAAGAAAAGGATACTGTATCACCTACGATGGTACGGTTAAAGATTAAAATATATAGAAATGGCAATCAGACAAACTTTCTTTTCGTAATGGCTCTACATTGTCTATAATTCACAAGTTTCAAGCACAAGATTAGAAATTATGGGTATTTTTCCTCCCTTCAATAGTACTCGCAGAAAAGGCAATCAAGTTAGAGTCAAATGAAAATTTATTTTGCAAAAATAAAAGCTGGATTGATGCCTGTTGACAAGGATTTAAGGGTTTTGGAGATATAAATAGCATTACTTGTTTATTTTCAAAAGTGACATATGGAAAGGAACTTGGTATTCTTTAAAAGAGGGGAACAAGTGATATGAGGAAATTGCTGGAATTTGGATGGAGTTAGTTTGAAAGCCCGAATTTATATACAAAAGTGTTCTACGTTCCTACCATTTATTTCTATTGTTCAGATTTGGATTAATGGAAGTGAAAAACCATTGGACTCTCATCACAATAATCCAAAATATTACAACATTAGAAATATTTCAACACTCAAAGATTCACTTGACAATTTTTTTGTAAATCCTACAAGCTGTGATATGGAGAAAATCTCAAGCACCAAATATCAAATCAGTAATGGCTTATTTAGCAGGGAAGGAGACATTTGCTGTAACTCTCACTGTAGTCCATGGTTCTCTTAGTTGCATACTGATAGCCTGCAATGAATTTTGTTTACTTTGCATGAAGAGAAAACCAAAGCCAAGAGGAAAAATGGATGTTTCTTCTCATTTTCACacaaaatatacagcacagaaataggccatttggcctaatTTGCCTGTGCTGGTGTCAATACTCTACACGAGTCTcttcccattccatctacctcaaaTCAGCCTTGCAGCACatttttctattcccttttctctcaagtACTtgaccagtttccttttgaaagcatctaagttaTTTGCCTGCCTTATTTATAGTGGTAGCAATTCAACATTCTAACTTCTCTTCAAGTGAAATTATTCTCCTTATTTTCTTATTGGATTTATGGTTCCACGTTTTGGATTATCCCATAAGTAGAactctctccacatctaccctgtccaacccattcataattttaaaatcctctatcagatcacctctaaGTTTTTTTTACTAAAGAAAAAAGCCCCAACCTTTCCCAATAGCAGTAATCTCTccgttctggtaccatccttgtaaatttcTCTTTGCACGTTCTCCAGTGCTTTGATGTCCCTTTTATGGTATGGAGACCAGAATTAGCATAATGTTGTCTACTTTTGAATTAAGTAACCCCAGAAATAAATCCCAGTACTTTGTTAACAATTTTAACTGCTTTGTTGACCTAcaatgctgcttttaatgatttgttcacttgtattcctagatccctttgctcttctaccctgtgcagttttttttaatttttaaggtGTAGATgatgtttctatttttcctaccaaagtgcatcacttcacatttatcgaTGTTAAAATTAACTTGCCACCTAACTGCCCAGTCTGCAAGCTTTCTAATGTTTTCTTGTATTATGTTGTATTCTTTCTTAGCGTTAGCTGTATCAGCCAGTTtggatcatctgcaaattttgatttgAGTACTTACTCCTCAGAACAAAGCATTAATGCAAATTACGAATATCAGCGGTCCTAGTAATGATCTGTGTGAAACACCACTTATTACCTTTCCCCAATCTAAGGAACTACCCTTTACCCCTATTCTCTGATTTCTATTTTAGCCAACTTGGTATCCATTCAGCTATTTGCCCCCTGACTCCACAGGCTCTAACCTTTATCATGAGACTATTGTGTGGTACcatattgaaggccttttgaaaatccaagtatatgacatctactgcattacccttgtctactctttccATTATCTCTTCAAAGAATTGTATCAGGTTAGTTAAGCATTGACATCCATGGTGACTACTTATAAAATATTTTTTCTCTAGATGCTCTAGCAATTATTTTAGTATAGATTCCAGTATCTACCCTATTACTGACATTAAACTGATTGGCCTTTGGTTCCAGGTTTTAATCTagccatttatggcacaggaggcggccattcggcccattgagtccatgctggctctacgtagtgcaatccagtcagccccattctctctatctctgctatctcttccctagttgCCATGTGTATGTGTATTCCATACCATCCAAACTTGAGGTTTTATCCTCTTTTAATTTGTCAAATATTTTCTCTTTTATATCCCAACTGTATTAATACTCCTTTTAAATACATCCTCTAGTGAAGTGTCTATTTCATTATCTTAAgtaaaaactgaggcaaagtagttattcacttctctgccatttctctgtcattCCCTGAGTTTACCTTGTTCATTCTTTAGAAACTCTATCCCTACTTAAATTTTCCTTTTGTTATTTATAGAACACTATTGTttcttatattccttgataatttgatTTTGGAATTTCTCTTTGCCATCCTGATGGTGTTTTTAACCTTCTCTCCTAAGTTCTTGCAATCATTTTTTTAATTTAAGGTAAGATAATGTTAAAATGCAACTTGATTTATGTGAACCATCGCTGCTATTACCGAAGAAGCAGATGCAACAATGCCGACCTTCACTTCATCATTATGTTATCTTCATTTGGATCAGCTGTATTGACCAAACACCCAAATTCAAACTAAACTAGCTTTTGAGTTGACCAGTTTCAATCTGAATAGCTATATTTGCAGCTCTCAAAAATCAAAGTTTGAGAAACTAATTATCACTTAAGGAGCGTGGGTAAAATACCTTTCATAAATGTGTAAATAATCCTTCCATATCTCTAGCCTTTCAGTATGAATGTACATCAAGTTGAATATATCTTATCTTCAATATGTATGCTTAGAAATCTTTACATACCAACCTACCTTAAACAATGAGTTATAGAAGTGTTTTGTTCTACATCAACTGAAAGATCCAAAAAATCTTCATCTTTGCTGCTAACCTGTAGAGAAAGAAAACATGACATTTAACCACAAAATGTTAGTCACCATTCTGTCATGACGTTAGCTTTTTTCTGTAGCTTATTTTCTTTtggggaatgggggggtggggaagcatgGAAGGGCGTGATGATGAACCAAACAAAATACAAAAGGCAAACTTCCCTAACAGCCCAGAAGCTAAAGACACTACATGGTGTAGCACTACATGAGGTCATGTCCAATATCAGGGAAGGAGTCCCATCTGTGATGGATTGTGCATTTTGTCTCTGCCTACTTTTGCTAAATCATGGTTCTACAGACCCTTGCTGGCATATGGAAAGCCCCAATCAGAATGACAAAGTTGCAAATGCTCAATATAATCAGAGCAGATTTGGCAATGAGAGAACTAGCACAATTACAGGTACACACTAACTCATACATTTCAACACTTTCCTTTGAAACTCACAGTTTCACAGTTAAGACACCTCGTTTCATTTGTTAATGTTCCTTGAAATATTTCGTGCACCCAGGTCGGTTCCGTTTTATCGTTTTCCTCACTTTCCACATTGCCATTCTGTAGCTTGCCGTTCTGCTTCTCCTGTTTCTTTTCCTCTTGTAATAGATCAGCAATTGTGTTTAAAAGGTAGTTCAGGAACTCGTGTGCATCTTGTTGCATATAATTATCAAACAATTCTGGAAATACCAAAAAGAGAGTTATCAGCATTTCTGACGGGCCTTGCATTATTAATTAGTACACAATACATTTTAATTATGCCCGATTTCCTCAATAACATTCTAACAATTTGCTTTTTTAACTTCAGGAAGGAAAGGTGAAATTTTTCCCCAAAAACAGTTCTTCAAAACCAAGTTTTCAATTAGCCCATAGAATAAGTCAGCAATCTGGTGGTGTTGCAGCACCACACAAACCATCATAATGAAGGCAGATTGCCTAAGTAAATTGAGGAAATCTGTTACTTGGATTTAAAATTACAAAGCCAGTGCCACTGTCGCATTAACATTTTCAAAAGGTGCTGTATATCATCAGAAGCAAAGTTCACAGTTCATGAAAAAGTAGATTTAGGAATCCACTAGAACAAGCGTAGCCAAGTTTTAACCAACCTCTGTCTTATTAGCAATCTCTTTTCCATCCAGTCTAACTGGCAATCACTTACGGAAAAAGTAGACTATATTGTAATTGCAAATTTGCCTTAACAttctaaaaaaaattaaaaagagaaAGTTGGAAATTAAAAAGGCAGATTAAGCTCTCAGCCATATAGGGACACTACAATTGGTCTTAGTGCAATAAACAAACCAGGATTCCTACGCCTAATCACTATCCTGCCCAGATTCCAAATTTGGAGCAATATAGTTTTAGAATTATTTCTTCTGCACTCTCAAATTCACTTTGACTTAACATGTTTGTAATTTTAAATTAGCCTGTAATAATGTCAAAATTTAGCTGCAACATCGGCTTTGCTTTACAAAAACAAATAGCAGAAAATCTCATTACCGTTTTCTTTTCTTAATCTTGATATGAATTTCTTGGGTGGTATCACACCGACTTTCTTTTTCTGTGTTGCTATACTGTTAAAGAGGTCAGACAGGCACGTGAGCAGATTTTCCTTCTTCCTGGGCTGCACCTTGTAAGCCAAAACCTTTTCCCGAAATGGCCGACAGAAGTAAAGTGCTTGTAAAACGGAATTGCAATAGCAAGTATTGCCGAACTAGCAAGGTTAAAAAAATGCGCAGTAAGGAATATGAAATAATGTCCATCTTTCTCACTGTTAATGATTCTTTCAGGTTGTACTGAATCAGCCGATTCACACTACTGAGCTTAACAGTAGAGCCCAAAAGAGATCAGCAACATTTGCTGTTAATTTAAAAACATGCATTTTTGTTTAACAGAAATGCCTTCTTTAAAAAAAATGGCAAACAATACTGGGATATCATTAATAAGCTTTAGCAGTCTACATAAAAAAAATTACAATTGTAATGTTTTTCAACTTTGTTATTACACTGGATATACACCCATCATGACTTTTGACTGTCTCAAGTCCTCCAGTGGTCATAAATGGCGAGCTTGAAAAGCCACCCCTTGCATCCAATGCACATGGACTACATGGATTCAAACAAGGTGAAAGGTCAACCGATGCAGGAGTAAATTATGTACTTATTCAGTCTTGATCTGGACTAGTTCTCTAGGGTTTGGTTCTTGCTTTCCAGAATATTGCCTAGGAAGGTTCCAGATTGCTACATTCATACAAAGGGCTTCTAAGACCTCTGTGGATGGCAACATTATAAGTTTAGTTGACTTTGCTTTTCTATCCTTCCTGTCTCCTATTTTTCCATCTCCTTGCTCTCAGTGGCCAGATACAGAAAACTGGAAGCTACGTCTTGTAGTTCTGCACATTTCCAAATAGATCAGCCATCTCTTCATTTGGTTCCTTTTTTGAAAGCTGCACCTGACAGGCAGATTAAAGGGTGGTCACATGGGATTAGGACTGCCTTGTTGAGGATAAACGCCAACAGAAATTGGTTGGGTCAAACCCCCTGTTCCCATGTTGTAATTTCGATGCATGGGTGCTACATATTCAATCAAAAATGGTTTTCCGCCATTGTCAGATTTGACTATTGATTTTCCATATTTGGAGTTGAATTTCACCAGTTTGCTTCTACTCTTATGAAGCCAGCATCACTTGTTTCAATATAATTCCCAGTGTTTTAAAAGGAAAAATAGGACTGGAACTAATTTTGAAATGGATAAAGGAGAAGCTAGACTCTAGGCTGCCTCGGAAGATATCAGCAGTAACTTACATTGACCAAGCCAAAGTAATGTTCATTTACAGGAAACTGTTCCGGCCCAATCTCTTTCTCCAAAGCAGAGGCATTGGCGCCCTAAAAACACAGACAAAAGGAGGAGTCATCTAAAAGTATCACAAAGCAAAGAATTATGTTCTTGTGTAACATTCATAGAATACTTCTGAAACTAGTTGAGATGTTTTCACATAACAAGAGTTTTCTATCTGCCTGAAAGGACAATACACCTGAAAGTAGTAATTAAACAAATTAGGTATGTTCTTGCTGCAACAAATGTAGACATATTTATACGAAAAAACGTCAAGTTTTGACAGGAGTAATGGAGCAACATTAAGGCGGGAATTTTGACGACCAGCTTCAAAAGCGGTGGTCCGCACGCATAGAATTTGCTCCACGATATttagctcatttacatggagggggtggaatgcCTGCCCCCGATGGTGTGGAGTGGGCAGGCACTCCGTCCCCGGCAACTgcatccggtgccactgcgcaggtacCAGCACTATTGTTAAAGGGCTTCCAGTCCTTACAGTTAATTTACATGTTTAAGGGAACAGTCAATATAAATTTATTTAAAACATGTAATAAATGATTAagcctctctcccacccctctccaATAACTAAAGACTTTgattgccctctccccacccccccaaaaaaacttatctTCCAATCCTGACCTTTCCCCACCCGAACTTTATTCACTTTCAccttccaccccttcccaccaactCCTCCACCAATCGCAAGAATTTTCCCCGCTcccgccctccccaccagtgttccgcctctgaGCTCCGAACAAAAATCTGAAGGCACGAGAGTTCTGGAAACTGGCCGGAATATGGGAGTAGGACAGCCATCGCGACGAGGTAAGTATTAATTCAGTCAGTAAAATTTATTTTCATATTGAAATGAGGCTCCTGTCGCCTTGCGGCGGGAGAAACCACTGGTATTATGAGGCAGGGCCAGCCCCTAGTCACTACCTGGACCAATTTCAGAAATGTGAGGCAAGAGAAACTTTACAACTTCCATTACCCCTATAAGGCATGCTAGATCTATCGAGGCAGTAGCACTGGACACAGCAATAACAAGTGCACAGCAGTCACAAAAGCTTAAAATATACTCTCATTCCAAAGCCAGCTCCCAATCCCAGGATACACAATTGTGCATCATGTTAAACTGACATCCTATAGTGCAGTGAAATGCCACTACTTCAAGTTTGAAACTAGTCAGCTGTGAGATTTCACTTCCACTCAAATCATAGAATTACAGCATGGTTACGGTGTAGAAGGAAGCCATTAAGCCCGCCATTTTTGGGCTGGGTCTccacaagagcaattcacctagtcccactcccctgccttttcccgatagccctgcaattttttctcttcagattattatccaattccctttgaaagccaccattgaacctgcttccaccactctctcaggcagtgcattccagatcctaaccactcgctgcattaaaaagtcACTTTTGCATCTTTTGCCAACCACTTCAAATCAGTATCCTCTGCCATTGGGAACTGTTTCTCCCGTTCTACTTGTCCAGCACCCTCATCATTTTGGAcacacctatcaaatctcctctcaaccttctcttctccaaagagagccgcccaagcttctccaacctatccatgtaactgaagttcgttAACCCGGAACcaatcttgtgaatcttttctgcaccctctccaatgccttcacatccttcctaaagtatggtgctcagaactggacacaatactccaggtgaggccaaaccagtgtttcatacaggttaaccataacttccttgttcttgtactctatacctctatttataaagcccaggatcccgtatgttttattaactgctttctcaaccttcaaccatttgtgcacatatacccccagctccctctgctcctgcaacccctttagaattgttccagtAGTGATGCTAAATATCTTGATATGCTTTGTAAGCAGCTTTTTCATAAATTTGCAATTGTCAAATCGATTCAGCACCAACTTTGATATAAATTTAATTAAGTAGCTGTCTAACATGGACATTTTAGACACAAGTGTGCACAAATGTTTTAAATGTCTGACCCAGCTGCTCGCCTGTGTCACCTGAATTTTTTTCCCACTTTAGATTTCCACGGTAGGAAATTATTTAGTATAATGCACGTACACACGTTTGAGACCGCACGAGATAAAAATGCAAGATTTGGTCAATTAATTTGAAGCCTGCAGAAAATAAAAATTTAATTTTTGGATAGCTGTTTGGGCAGTGTCAATCAAGTATTTATTTTTATGTTGGCTAGAATACTCTGTACTTAATTAAATTTTACATTTTCAGATTTCAACACAATTTGGGAGAACCATGTTGGGAACACAGGAATGGAGTGTGGGAAGATTTGATGAACTAACTTGCAAGGCTCATCAATCCATGTTTTTATTAAATTTTCAGCCAGTGGGTTGGGGTattgaataaataaataattttaatACATGGATGGTGGGGCCATGATGAGATTTTATATTTTCAAACCACAAACTTGACAAAGAGACAAATGATACATTACCACAAGAATCAATGTTTGAAGATGACTGAATAAATTTGCTTGCATCATTGAATGATTTGTTTAAACTGTTAGCAGAAAGTTCTGGAAGGTTACAATATTATTTAGTTTTAAGTCAGTATGTTGCAGTTAAGATATCACAGCAGTTCATTTCTACTGTTCTTAACAGTTTTAAAATATGAAAGGTGAAAAAGGGAATTGGCTTTAGGATACAGCAAGCAGGACAGTCTGTGTGTGGTGGAATTGTGAGCCTGTAGGAAAGATTGTTAGGGGGCAGCAGTACCTGGCAGGTGGGAGCAGGGTGCACTCACGGAAAAAGTAGCTGGGTGGTAAAAAAAATAAAGGTAGAAGGGGGAGAAAtctgtgcgggggtgggggggtgggggagcatggTAGCAtattggtaatgttactggactagtaatccaaaggcctggactaatgcgccagagacatgagttcaaatccgaccatggcagctgggggaatttcaaTTCAATGAATGAATGAATCTGGAAAAAAATACTTCTCTCATTAATCATAAAAccattggattgttgtaaaaatccatctgcttcactaatgtgttacgactgaggtgggagcaacacactgtcaattcagtcccatcactccacaggtcgcagcatattattaatgtTTTTCCACCCAACCTAAAAACAGCCACAtgaaacactttagtaacccccacaataaaatagaccaaactaggtatctttagacaacaacaaatgaactatttattaaacactaaatcttaaacatgattaagataaacctatgtctaaagaccttataacttattttaacctaactcccccattcacacacacatacactcaaaaactatCTTAACCGATtagaaaaaaatgtttaaaaaaattagctgtttcttaagaataaataactggcatataagtctttgtgggttatgttcctgatgggtgaggtattctaatgtgaaaataatcaaatgccactcaaagtctccatgtGGATTTGTTGAAATAGTGATTCAAAAcagttcagctgcagcaggcatcaaacagttgatgagcacagcaacaggtctacttgaagtttaaaaccaacagtctctcagctgaaactttacttcagcaatacagTCTCTTCAAAAGgttatttcctccttaggcaattaactcggcctgtaactccttgtagaatttttgctgagagaaatagatagctcttttcttcagtagcacaaTTCGCTGGTGGGTCTCTCAAAAACTAGTTTCAGCCAGTTtttacacagtcaaatcgaaa
This Heterodontus francisci isolate sHetFra1 chromosome 15, sHetFra1.hap1, whole genome shotgun sequence DNA region includes the following protein-coding sequences:
- the LOC137377576 gene encoding ubiquitin carboxyl-terminal hydrolase 12 isoform X1, whose product is METLMTVRKIASICTMGANASALEKEIGPEQFPVNEHYFGLVNFGNTCYCNSVLQALYFCRPFREKVLAYKVQPRKKENLLTCLSDLFNSIATQKKKVGVIPPKKFISRLRKENELFDNYMQQDAHEFLNYLLNTIADLLQEEKKQEKQNGKLQNGNVESEENDKTEPTWVHEIFQGTLTNETRCLNCETVSSKDEDFLDLSVDVEQNTSITHCLRGFSNTETLCSEYKYYCEQCRSKQEAQKRMRVKKLPMILALHLKRFKYMDQLHRYTKLSYRVVFPLELRLFNTSGDATNPDRMYDLVAVVVHCGSGPNRGHYITIVKSHGFWLLFDDDIVEKIDAQAIEEFYGLTSDISKNSESGYILFYQSRD
- the LOC137377576 gene encoding ubiquitin carboxyl-terminal hydrolase 12 isoform X2, with the translated sequence METLMTVRKIASICTMGANASALEKEIGPEQFPVNEHYFGLVNFGNTCYCNSVLQALYFCRPFREKVLAYKVQPRKKENLLTCLSDLFNSIATQKKKVGVIPPKKFISRLRKENELFDNYMQQDAHEFLNYLLNTIADLLQEEKKQEKQNGKLQNGNVESEENDKTEPTWVHEIFQGTLTNETRCLNCETVSSKDEDFLDLSVDVEQNTSITHCLRGFSNTETLCSEYKYYCEQCRSKQEAQKSGPNRGHYITIVKSHGFWLLFDDDIVEKIDAQAIEEFYGLTSDISKNSESGYILFYQSRD